In Spirosoma pollinicola, the genomic window TGCTGGGCTTTGGTATAGTAAGCGTCATAATAACTGGCACTTAATACAAACGTGCCCAGTAAAATCCGCCGACGTACCTCTGCACCAAAGCCTTCAGTACGGCTTTTTTTGTACAACGTCAAAAGATCCAAAGCTGATGTATCTGCTGATACACTTCTGTAACCATAACGCACTCCGTCGAAGCGCGACAGGTTCGAAGAAGCTTCGGCAGTAGTGAGGATATAATAGGTTGGTAACAGATATTTAAGGAGCGATATATCGACAGGCTCTACCGTATGCCCTGCGTTCTGAAGGGCATTGATCTTCGCCTGGGTGGCTTCGCGGATGGTTTGGTCAACGCCCGAACTTTCGACCCCATCGCGCAGGTAGGCAATGCGAAGTGGCCGATTTGGCAATGTCGCCTGTGTATAGGCAGAGACGGGCTGACTCGAAACGGTACTATCGAAATCGTCGGCACCCGCCATAATTTCCAGCAAGAGGGCTGCATCATCGACGGTATTAGCAATAGGTCCGATACAGTCAAATGAAGAGGCATAGGCAATTAGGCCCCAACGGCTAATACGCCCGTAGGTTGGTTTCAGCCCAACTACGCCACAGAAGGCGGCTGGCTGGCGAACCGAGCCACCCGTATCGGAACCGATGCTGGCTAAACAAAGGCCAGCCTGCACAGCTACAGCCGAGCCACCACTCGACCCGCCCGGCACCCGACTTGTGTCGGCGGCATTGAGAACAGGACCAAAGGATGAGTTTTCATTGGATGAGCCCATGGCAAACTCATCGCAGTTTTGCCGACCAATGATAATCACATCTTCGTTGAGCAAACGTTGTACGGCCGTTGCGGTAAACTGCGCCGTGAAGTTGTCCAGAATATGGCTCCCCGCCCGAACGCCGTGCCCTGTGTAACTTAAAACATCTTTGATGCCAATGACCATACCTGCCAGGCGGCCAGCCGTACCATCGGCTATTTTTTGATCGACAGCCTCAGCCTGTTGCCGGGCTTCATCAGCATAAATCTCTGTAAAAGCATTAAGATGGCGATGTTCGTTAATACGAATGAGGTATTGTTCTACCAGTTGGCGGCAGGTAATTGAGCCGGAATGGATATCGGCCTGAACGGTGGTAAAGCTACGGTAGAAAGTCAAAACAAAGGATGTAAAATAAAACCCCTATAAAGCAGAAACAGACAATCAAGCGGCTCCGGATTGGGGCTGCTTAATTGTCTGCCTATAAAAAGACTAGACTATTTCTCGGACTCTTTCAGACCTTCTTCGATATTCTCGCGAACGTCTTTGGTAGCGTCTTTGAATTCTTTAATGCCTTTACCAAGTCCCCGAGCGAGTTCGGGAATCTTTTTAGCGCCGAACAATAGGAGCAATGCAAGGAAGATAAAAATCATCTCCTGGCCGCCCAAACCCATAAATGCCAAAATGCTTGCCAAAATCATGTTTCCTGGGATTTGAATGTATGCAAAATTAACAAAACTCTCTCGTACAATCTATTAAAATTCACTGAAACTTACGCAGCAACCGTTCGTTTGGTTTCGAGCTTTCTGTTTAAAGTTTCAACTGGTACCGGATAGGTTCTGAATTCAGGGGTATAGATAGCAGATAGAGTAACATAACCTTAAACCCTGAACGGCAAACTTTATACTCAGCCAATTTTAATAGTCTCGACCGAACGGGATGCTTTCTTACCCGAGCCCGTCGCCGTTTGTTCCCACTGACGGAACTTCTCAATGTCATCTTTCATGCCACTAAATAGCCAGAACATCAGGGCAATATCATCTGTAAGCCCAACGATGGGCAGAAAATCGGGTAGTATATCGATCGGGGAAACAAAATAGATCAATACAGCAATGACCCGAATCAATGTTTTCCAGGGTAACTGGCGGTATTCGCCCGATGCATAAGCTTTTAACAAGCGGGTAACAACGCCTAGCTGCTCCCGAAAAGCGGAAATGTTGTTGCCTGACAGACCACCACTTTTTGCTATTGCCTCCTGAACTAACTGATAGAGACTCCGGGAGTTACGGGCATAGCGCACCGCTCCCACATTAGCTCGTTTAAAGAAAAGGGATGTTAGAATTCGCGAAATAAGACTCTTGTTTGCCATTGGATTAACTGTTACGACTGGCTGGTAGCCAACTAACAAAGCAACTTAAAATGAAAGTATAACAAAAAAAATCATTGAATAATCTATAAACGTTGGAACCTTGTATAAGTTTTAACCGAACGTCTTGGTTTGTCTTGAACCTGAACCGTACTTTTGCGGTCACTTGTTAACCTTTTAATTTCGAATACAATATGAAAGTTACCGTAGTAGGTGCCGGAGCCGTTGGAGCTACCTGCGCCGACAACATTGCCCGCCGTGAAATTGCTCATGAAGTTGTTCTTCTGGACATCAAAGATGGCATCAGTGAAGGCAAATCCCTCGATATGCTTCAGGCGTCAACATTGCTCGATTGCGACGTAAAAATAACAGGTTCGACAAACGATTATGAAAAAACAGCGGGTTCGAAAGTTGTTGTAATTACGTCGGGTATACCGCGTAAGCCAGGTATGACCCGCGAAGATCTTATTGGTATCAATGCGGGTATTGTAAAAGGCGTAACGGAAAATATTCTTCGCTACTCGCCCGATGCGATCTTCATTATTATTTCTAACCCAATGGACACCATGACATATCTGGCGCTGAAATCGTCGGGTATACCGAAAAATCGCATAATCGGTTTGGGTGGTGCTTTGGATTCGGCTCGTTTCAAAACGTATTTATCACTGGCATTGGAATGCTCGCCAAACGATCTGCAGGCTTCTGTTATCGGTGGTCACGGCGATACGACCATGATTCCTCTGACACGTCTGGCAACCAAAGCCGGTGTTCCGGTAAGCCAGTTCCTGGATGAGGATACCCTGAAGAAAGTAGCTGCCGACACGATGGTGGGTGGTGCTACCCTGACGGGTCTGATTGGTACATCGGCGTGGTATGCACCGGGTGCGGCTGGTGCCTATATGGTTGAAGCTATCCTGCGCGATCAGAAACGGGTAATTCCCTGCTGCGTATTGCTGGAAGGTGAATATGGTCAGTCAGATATTTGCCTTGGCGTACCGGTTGTATTAGGCATTAATGGTTGGGAAGAAATTATTGACTATAAATTAACCGACGAAGAGCAAGCCGCTTTTAACAAATCGGCCGATGCTGTTCGGAATATGAATGGTGTGTTGAGCACGCTGAATCTTGGCGTGTAGCCTATACCAGATGCACAAAAAAAATACCCGCCAAAAACTTGGCGGGTATTTTTGATTTGTGCCGGTGTCGGTTTTAAACCGTCCGGCGGGTCCAACTTGCAAAGTTTTAAATGAATATCTGGTATTGCAGGGTTAACTGACCACGTCGGCCGCCTGCTGATAGTTGGGAAGTACCTGATGAGGGTTCATAGTAGGGCCGATTCTGGTAATCGAGCGTAAGTTTACCATTGTGGCCTTTAATCAGGTAATTAAGACCAAGGTTATAAACACCCAGCGTGCTGGATACCCGTTGGTAATTAGCAATCTGAGCCTGCACATACGGCATAAGGGTGCCGTTTCCGGCACCGAACAGGTCCCGTTTCATCAGGTAACCGAACTGACCATAAACAACGCTGCCTGTACCAAACATAGGAAAGGTATTTCCTTGTGTACCGCCTAATGCACCCGGACGCTGGGCTGCCGAAATGTCGCTGGCGGGGTTCATGGCACCATTGAAACGAAGGTAGTTATTGCCATAATCTGTATGAAAATAGCCTAGATAGGCATTTACAGCTGTTCCTTTTTCCTTGCTCAGCGGCATATCCAGGAACGAAGCAACCGACCACAGGTTCATATTTTCGTAAATCGTATCGCCCGGAGCCGCCAGGTGTACCATAGCATTTTTCTGAGTAATGAAACCGGCTTCCAGATTAAATACTTTCTTCGCGCCGAGGTAAGTGCCCGTGTTATAGCCCGGAGCCTGATGAGATTCTTTATCGAAGAACTGCCACATGAAGAAACCCTGAAGCTGCTTTTCATGTCCTTTCAGCGCAAAAATAGAGTTTGGCCCGTAGGCTGGCAGAGCCGAACCGTTTGTCTGAATAGGGAAGGGATCACTCATGGCAATCCGATAATCGAGATGACCAACCTG contains:
- a CDS encoding Sec-independent protein translocase subunit TatA/TatB, with amino-acid sequence MILASILAFMGLGGQEMIFIFLALLLLFGAKKIPELARGLGKGIKEFKDATKDVRENIEEGLKESEK
- the gatA gene encoding Asp-tRNA(Asn)/Glu-tRNA(Gln) amidotransferase subunit GatA, yielding MTFYRSFTTVQADIHSGSITCRQLVEQYLIRINEHRHLNAFTEIYADEARQQAEAVDQKIADGTAGRLAGMVIGIKDVLSYTGHGVRAGSHILDNFTAQFTATAVQRLLNEDVIIIGRQNCDEFAMGSSNENSSFGPVLNAADTSRVPGGSSGGSAVAVQAGLCLASIGSDTGGSVRQPAAFCGVVGLKPTYGRISRWGLIAYASSFDCIGPIANTVDDAALLLEIMAGADDFDSTVSSQPVSAYTQATLPNRPLRIAYLRDGVESSGVDQTIREATQAKINALQNAGHTVEPVDISLLKYLLPTYYILTTAEASSNLSRFDGVRYGYRSVSADTSALDLLTLYKKSRTEGFGAEVRRRILLGTFVLSASYYDAYYTKAQQVRRLIRQEAEQLFEKYDFLVSPTTPTPAFRLGEKTDYPLQMYLADIFTVQANVIGYPAISIPNGTDASGLPIGLQLMAPPFAEGALVALAKQMYDA
- a CDS encoding YkvA family protein, with protein sequence MANKSLISRILTSLFFKRANVGAVRYARNSRSLYQLVQEAIAKSGGLSGNNISAFREQLGVVTRLLKAYASGEYRQLPWKTLIRVIAVLIYFVSPIDILPDFLPIVGLTDDIALMFWLFSGMKDDIEKFRQWEQTATGSGKKASRSVETIKIG
- the mdh gene encoding malate dehydrogenase; its protein translation is MKVTVVGAGAVGATCADNIARREIAHEVVLLDIKDGISEGKSLDMLQASTLLDCDVKITGSTNDYEKTAGSKVVVITSGIPRKPGMTREDLIGINAGIVKGVTENILRYSPDAIFIIISNPMDTMTYLALKSSGIPKNRIIGLGGALDSARFKTYLSLALECSPNDLQASVIGGHGDTTMIPLTRLATKAGVPVSQFLDEDTLKKVAADTMVGGATLTGLIGTSAWYAPGAAGAYMVEAILRDQKRVIPCCVLLEGEYGQSDICLGVPVVLGINGWEEIIDYKLTDEEQAAFNKSADAVRNMNGVLSTLNLGV